One Methanohalophilus mahii DSM 5219 genomic window carries:
- the pyk gene encoding pyruvate kinase: protein MELPDHRTKIVCTIGPASSPEPVLRQLILKGMNVARINFSHGDLEKHREVIHRIRSLSTELGVTVAILADLPGPRIRVGDLENEPLTLEKGDTVYLTPLDIEGGKNIIPVNYKRLYESVSPGSNVFLNDGFIQLRCLGNTDKGVECKVEIGGYLTSHKGVNLPGSKIFLDAVTDDDLRFMKFALEEGINIFSLSFVENSSDIEKLRQFAQQHGESIYVVAKIEREEAVKNIDDILDHTDAIMLARGDLGVETPIQQVPVLQKEIIHKANLRGKPVITATHMLESMTENIRPTRAEATDVSNAILDGTDALMLSGETAVGRYPIETVLMMTGIASRTEKWRNETGWGTELLTKGIDELTMSVSDVIALQVYQAIKRLKVDHTVTPTISGQTPRRISRLKPDCWIFAMSRRQEICETLTLSYGVYPIYSPNKGGSWEQTANRLLKENQIASEGDLIVFTEGQSPGKPGGTNMLKILQIE from the coding sequence ATGGAACTACCAGATCACCGTACCAAAATTGTATGCACGATTGGACCGGCCTCCAGTCCCGAACCCGTACTCAGGCAATTGATACTTAAGGGGATGAATGTAGCCAGGATTAATTTTTCTCATGGTGATCTGGAAAAACACAGGGAAGTTATTCACAGGATCCGTAGTTTATCAACTGAATTGGGAGTAACTGTGGCCATACTTGCCGATCTGCCAGGTCCCAGAATAAGGGTTGGCGATCTGGAAAATGAACCTTTAACCCTTGAAAAAGGAGATACTGTTTATCTCACTCCTCTGGATATAGAAGGTGGGAAAAACATCATACCTGTTAATTACAAAAGGCTTTATGAAAGTGTGAGCCCGGGAAGCAATGTATTTCTTAATGACGGTTTTATCCAGCTTCGATGCCTGGGAAATACAGATAAAGGAGTGGAATGCAAGGTTGAAATCGGGGGTTATCTCACATCCCACAAAGGGGTAAATTTGCCAGGGTCCAAGATATTTCTGGATGCTGTGACAGATGACGACCTGAGGTTCATGAAGTTTGCCCTTGAGGAAGGAATAAACATATTCAGTCTCTCGTTTGTAGAAAATTCATCTGATATTGAAAAACTGCGACAATTTGCCCAGCAGCATGGTGAGTCCATTTATGTCGTGGCAAAAATAGAAAGGGAAGAAGCTGTAAAAAACATAGATGATATTCTTGATCATACCGATGCCATAATGCTTGCAAGAGGTGATCTGGGAGTGGAAACCCCGATCCAGCAAGTGCCGGTTTTGCAAAAAGAGATTATACATAAGGCAAATCTGCGGGGCAAACCTGTCATTACTGCAACACATATGCTTGAATCAATGACAGAAAATATTCGCCCAACACGTGCAGAGGCAACTGATGTGTCAAATGCAATACTTGACGGTACAGATGCCCTGATGCTTTCCGGGGAAACGGCAGTAGGAAGATACCCGATTGAAACTGTATTGATGATGACTGGAATCGCTTCAAGGACCGAAAAATGGAGGAATGAAACCGGCTGGGGGACCGAGTTGCTTACAAAGGGCATCGATGAACTTACCATGTCAGTAAGTGATGTTATTGCCCTGCAGGTTTATCAGGCCATCAAGCGTTTGAAAGTAGACCACACTGTAACACCCACCATTTCCGGCCAGACTCCACGCAGGATTTCCCGGCTTAAACCCGATTGCTGGATATTCGCTATGAGCAGAAGGCAGGAAATATGTGAAACGCTTACCCTTTCATACGGGGTTTATCCTATATATTCCCCGAATAAAGGCGGTAGCTGGGAACAAACCGCAAACAGGTTACTGAAAGAAAATCAGATCGCATCAGAGGGCGATCTTATAGTCTTCACAGAAGGCCAGTCTCCCGGTAAACCGGGAGGTACCAATATGCTGAAAATTTTGCAGATCGAATGA
- a CDS encoding GerW family sporulation protein, which translates to MGVEDVMKEVSEELERLVSTKTVVGEAMEAGGKTIIPISKVSFGFGSGGGEGKKSATESSFGGGGGAGAKIEPVAFLVISEEDVRLLKLSSKGDIDKLIESVPEIIGKIKDMKGKMKSSDKPSETQEESSTEEEKN; encoded by the coding sequence ATGGGAGTAGAAGATGTAATGAAAGAGGTCTCTGAGGAACTTGAGAGACTTGTCAGCACTAAAACCGTTGTAGGCGAAGCGATGGAAGCAGGTGGAAAAACTATCATACCCATCAGCAAAGTGTCCTTTGGCTTTGGTAGCGGCGGTGGTGAAGGTAAGAAAAGTGCAACCGAATCGAGCTTTGGTGGTGGCGGCGGTGCAGGTGCAAAAATAGAGCCTGTTGCATTTCTTGTTATATCTGAAGAAGATGTCAGGTTGCTGAAATTGTCCAGTAAGGGGGACATAGATAAACTAATTGAATCCGTACCGGAAATTATCGGAAAGATAAAAGACATGAAGGGTAAGATGAAATCTTCCGATAAACCCAGTGAAACACAAGAAGAAAGTTCGACAGAAGAGGAAAAGAACTGA
- a CDS encoding cupredoxin domain-containing protein encodes MKKVSMILVVLIAVFLAIGCAGYQQSGNEAEESGEAVETTNVIMEDIQFKPATIQVSVGDTVTWTNEDSATHTVTGQDFDSGNLGQGEIFTYTFDEAGTYDYECTIHPSMTGTVIVGENTTDSGTEDDENTGGY; translated from the coding sequence ATGAAGAAAGTATCTATGATTTTAGTAGTGCTAATAGCTGTATTTCTAGCTATAGGATGTGCTGGGTATCAGCAATCCGGTAACGAAGCAGAAGAAAGCGGCGAAGCTGTAGAAACGACCAATGTGATTATGGAAGATATCCAGTTCAAACCAGCTACCATACAGGTATCAGTTGGGGATACTGTTACATGGACCAATGAAGATTCAGCCACACATACAGTAACAGGCCAGGATTTTGATTCCGGTAACCTGGGCCAGGGGGAAATTTTCACTTATACATTTGATGAAGCCGGAACCTATGATTATGAATGTACCATACATCCCTCAATGACAGGTACAGTTATTGTAGGGGAGAATACTACAGATTCCGGTACTGAGGATGATGAAAATACCGGTGGGTACTAA
- a CDS encoding sensor histidine kinase, with translation MSENRVIGFVKDITKQKSTESDLSEALNRSQQKEKEITELLNSTTAILEIDDFEVVARKILDACSRLISAQAGYVALFSDSGKETEYLFLEDIDIPCSLDPNTPIPLRGLRAKVYETGEVVYENNFMASEWVKYMPEGHMVLPNVLFSPLNIEGKTVGLLGFGYKDGDFTEHDARLAKTFGEHAAIALRNSRNFELLKKSEQRYRSIFETAANLITSVDSKGIIVDCNNQIKNFLGYEKDEIIGHPMSKILHPDYHDKAFGSLQRIIVTGYSKDKEYKMVKKNGELIDAIINSSGINKSAEGYERINCIISDITERNQNLQRINFLTDTLRCIRDVNQTIVKESNPDDLLQGICDSLVRYNTYTNVWLCLFDENKKINIIKESGFSDKFEEFVHSLKNVGLPYCVQRVLKERDYIILDNPVNECIDCPLKDEKNGTAIFVSKLQYGPKEYGIISLSIPEKHANDEEIISLSKEVVGDISFSLYNLELEATRQKGEESLIEGRIVAEEANRTKSEFLANMSHELRTPLNSVIGFSQVLETNSSNHLDDKEQKYVKNIYESGSHLLELINNILDISKVESGKMDYLPETVNLTEIIDDTIVLVEPMAKKKSVDLHLNIKSEDLEIHVDRLKFKEIMYNLLSNAIKFTPEKGTVSVNSKCVNKNFQISVSDTGIGVPKEKFESIFDPFKQVDSTSSRSFGGTGLGLALVRKYVEMHGGEIWVESEVGVGSTFTFTLPFA, from the coding sequence TTGTCCGAAAATAGGGTAATTGGGTTTGTAAAAGATATAACCAAACAAAAAAGCACAGAATCAGATCTTTCTGAAGCACTAAATCGTTCCCAACAAAAAGAAAAAGAAATCACTGAACTTTTGAATTCTACCACTGCCATTCTGGAAATTGACGATTTCGAGGTGGTGGCAAGAAAGATACTTGATGCGTGTTCAAGGCTCATAAGTGCACAAGCAGGTTATGTGGCTCTGTTCTCAGATTCAGGGAAAGAAACTGAATACCTTTTCCTAGAAGATATAGATATACCTTGCTCTTTGGATCCAAATACACCCATTCCACTTAGAGGTCTGCGAGCAAAAGTATATGAGACAGGTGAAGTGGTTTATGAGAATAACTTCATGGCAAGTGAATGGGTCAAATATATGCCTGAGGGTCATATGGTTTTACCAAACGTTCTTTTCTCTCCATTAAACATAGAGGGTAAAACAGTAGGGTTACTGGGTTTTGGCTATAAAGACGGTGATTTCACAGAACATGACGCCAGGCTTGCAAAAACATTTGGTGAGCATGCTGCTATTGCCCTGCGAAATAGCAGGAATTTTGAATTATTGAAGAAAAGTGAGCAGCGTTACAGATCCATCTTTGAGACGGCTGCAAACCTGATAACGTCTGTAGATTCAAAGGGCATAATTGTGGATTGCAATAACCAGATCAAAAACTTCCTTGGTTATGAGAAAGATGAGATAATCGGACATCCAATGTCAAAAATACTCCATCCTGATTATCACGACAAAGCTTTTGGATCTCTTCAAAGAATCATTGTAACTGGATATTCTAAGGATAAAGAGTACAAGATGGTCAAAAAGAACGGTGAACTTATTGATGCAATTATAAATTCATCAGGTATCAATAAAAGTGCTGAAGGATATGAAAGAATAAACTGTATCATTAGTGATATAACTGAACGTAATCAAAATTTGCAAAGGATAAATTTTCTTACCGACACACTACGCTGTATACGTGATGTCAACCAGACAATTGTAAAAGAATCAAATCCAGATGATTTGTTACAGGGAATTTGTGATAGTCTGGTTAGATATAACACTTATACTAATGTTTGGTTATGTCTTTTTGACGAAAACAAAAAAATAAATATAATCAAAGAAAGTGGCTTCAGCGATAAATTTGAAGAATTTGTTCATAGTCTCAAGAATGTTGGTTTACCATATTGTGTCCAACGTGTTTTGAAAGAGCGTGACTATATCATTTTAGATAATCCTGTTAATGAATGTATAGATTGTCCGCTTAAAGATGAAAAAAATGGTACAGCTATTTTTGTATCGAAATTACAATATGGCCCTAAAGAATATGGAATAATTTCATTATCTATACCTGAAAAACATGCAAATGATGAAGAGATAATTTCTTTATCTAAAGAAGTAGTTGGTGACATTTCCTTTTCTCTTTACAATTTAGAACTGGAGGCAACGAGACAAAAAGGGGAAGAATCATTAATTGAAGGAAGGATTGTGGCTGAAGAAGCCAATCGTACTAAATCCGAATTTCTTGCCAACATGAGCCATGAATTGCGCACTCCTCTAAACTCGGTCATTGGTTTTTCTCAGGTACTGGAGACGAACTCATCTAATCATCTTGACGATAAAGAACAGAAATATGTAAAAAATATTTATGAAAGTGGAAGCCATTTGTTAGAATTGATTAATAATATCCTTGACATTTCAAAAGTTGAATCTGGCAAAATGGATTATCTGCCCGAAACAGTGAATCTTACAGAAATAATTGATGATACAATAGTCCTTGTCGAGCCTATGGCAAAAAAGAAATCAGTAGATTTACACTTAAATATAAAATCTGAAGATCTGGAAATACATGTTGATAGATTGAAATTTAAAGAAATAATGTATAATTTGTTGAGTAATGCCATTAAATTTACACCTGAAAAAGGTACGGTCTCTGTTAATTCTAAATGTGTGAATAAAAATTTTCAAATCTCGGTTTCAGATACCGGAATTGGTGTGCCCAAAGAGAAATTTGAAAGTATATTTGATCCTTTCAAACAGGTAGATTCGACTTCTTCCCGTTCTTTTGGCGGAACTGGTCTTGGACTTGCTCTTGTGAGAAAATATGTGGAGATGCATGGTGGAGAAATCTGGGTTGAAAGTGAAGTTGGAGTTGGCAGTACTTTTACTTTCACACTACCATTTGCTTGA
- a CDS encoding PAS domain-containing protein encodes MILFKKPSIDTALFDLWEDNIAIISPDGIIIYTNKSWKQFAQDNGLDPLECSEGTNYLQICDKAIGEFSSESSIAGEGIRDIISGKKHIFKLEYPCHSPDEKRWFLLKVTPLSKTYPTDVFIQHIDITERKEAELLAKKEQRQLKKAQSIGNMGSWQFNLNTGTITISEEACRIYGLEIGKIYTITEVQKIPLPEYRPMLDDALEKLVKGEREYDVEFKIKRPSDGRIVDIHSVAEYDSQNNTVTGIIKDITDSKKSEAQILKNEQELDAIYQNAPVIMMLVDKERRVRKINDSGAKFAGEYPDELIGMRGGEALRCIHYLDDPKGCGFGPFCDECTVRNTVMDTFATGQSHEMVEATLPFLLDGKNKELTFLLSTSLIHFEKEPMVLVSILDITARKESEAKFKSYINNAPDGIFITDKNGYYVDVNPAACEITGYSEDELLGMNLLDLLPHDIHEYVINKFEDVKNKGKADIEIPYLTKEGDRR; translated from the coding sequence TTGATTTTATTTAAAAAACCTTCGATTGATACTGCATTATTTGATCTGTGGGAAGATAATATTGCAATTATCTCTCCCGATGGCATAATTATTTACACGAATAAAAGCTGGAAACAGTTTGCTCAAGACAATGGTCTGGATCCATTAGAATGTAGTGAGGGTACCAATTACCTGCAAATATGTGATAAAGCAATCGGGGAATTTTCAAGTGAATCATCCATTGCAGGTGAAGGTATAAGGGACATAATATCTGGAAAAAAACATATTTTTAAGCTTGAGTATCCCTGTCACAGTCCGGATGAAAAACGCTGGTTTTTACTAAAAGTAACCCCACTCTCAAAAACATATCCTACGGATGTTTTTATACAGCATATCGACATCACTGAGAGGAAAGAAGCTGAATTGCTGGCAAAGAAAGAACAAAGGCAGTTAAAAAAGGCACAATCTATCGGGAATATGGGAAGCTGGCAATTTAATCTCAATACCGGTACTATAACTATTTCAGAAGAAGCTTGCAGAATATATGGACTCGAGATTGGTAAAATTTATACCATCACAGAAGTGCAAAAAATTCCTCTTCCTGAATACAGACCAATGTTAGATGATGCACTGGAGAAACTTGTTAAAGGGGAACGGGAATACGATGTTGAATTCAAAATAAAAAGGCCCAGTGATGGTCGTATTGTCGATATACATTCAGTTGCCGAATATGATTCACAAAATAATACTGTTACAGGTATTATTAAGGACATAACAGATAGCAAGAAATCTGAAGCACAAATCCTGAAAAATGAACAAGAACTTGATGCGATCTACCAAAACGCTCCCGTTATAATGATGCTGGTGGATAAAGAAAGACGAGTTCGCAAAATAAATGATTCGGGAGCTAAGTTTGCAGGCGAATATCCAGATGAACTTATTGGAATGCGAGGTGGTGAAGCTTTAAGGTGTATTCATTATCTTGATGATCCAAAAGGTTGTGGATTTGGACCTTTCTGTGATGAATGTACTGTTCGAAACACAGTAATGGATACTTTTGCTACGGGTCAATCCCATGAAATGGTAGAAGCTACACTCCCTTTTTTACTGGATGGTAAAAATAAAGAATTGACATTTCTTCTTTCGACATCCCTCATTCATTTTGAGAAAGAACCGATGGTTCTGGTTAGCATTCTGGATATTACTGCACGTAAAGAAAGTGAAGCTAAATTCAAAAGTTACATTAACAACGCTCCGGATGGCATTTTTATAACTGACAAAAATGGTTATTATGTAGATGTCAACCCTGCTGCCTGCGAAATTACAGGTTATTCAGAGGATGAATTACTTGGAATGAATCTGCTGGACCTACTGCCTCATGATATCCATGAATATGTAATTAATAAGTTTGAAGATGTAAAAAATAAAGGAAAAGCAGACATTGAAATCCCATATTTGACTAAAGAGGGAGACAGAAGGTGA
- a CDS encoding DUF2953 domain-containing protein, translating into MIFVIFFAAFDLVFSFKIDKNGYRGNLRVSFLRLSRVISIEDSKKEEVTESFAVAGRADKSNSATVKKVSSFISVFHDIKFPLLRLMNDTLRAIRFRSFSFNLKWGFSDPAATGITCGFLYAILSIINTRAIHCDYQILPLFDEEKLEMDSKASLRFRFYRFVPGIIRFTTKKTVLKNLWILLRKNY; encoded by the coding sequence GTGATATTTGTAATATTTTTTGCAGCGTTTGATCTGGTATTCAGTTTCAAAATCGACAAAAACGGATATAGAGGCAATTTAAGGGTAAGTTTCTTACGCTTATCCAGAGTCATCAGTATCGAGGATTCCAAAAAGGAAGAAGTAACAGAGTCCTTTGCTGTTGCAGGTAGGGCCGACAAATCTAATAGCGCAACAGTTAAGAAAGTTTCATCGTTTATATCGGTATTTCATGATATTAAGTTTCCTCTTCTAAGGTTGATGAATGATACCTTAAGAGCTATCCGGTTTCGCAGTTTTTCCTTTAACCTTAAATGGGGTTTTTCTGATCCTGCAGCTACGGGTATTACTTGCGGGTTTTTGTATGCAATACTCTCGATAATCAATACCAGAGCTATCCATTGTGATTATCAAATCTTGCCCCTGTTCGATGAAGAAAAACTCGAAATGGATTCAAAGGCATCTTTGCGTTTTCGGTTTTACAGATTTGTTCCAGGAATTATTCGTTTTACCACAAAAAAAACAGTCCTCAAAAATCTTTGGATTTTGCTAAGAAAGAATTATTGA
- a CDS encoding class I SAM-dependent methyltransferase, which produces MSFDNPGFFEKLRMEVLWNRLGSFRYKQYIQGLQLKGDENILDFGCGGGAASKHIAEALSDSGNLVCIDTSAFWMEKAKKRMKDFSNVEFICERIEDANLPDDYFDSVFIHFVLHDIDENDRQEILNSLAFKLKKNGLIYIREPTKNDHGMSPVEIVEHMKKAGLAELSGMHGEYFRWPHYTGVFRK; this is translated from the coding sequence ATGAGCTTTGATAACCCTGGTTTTTTCGAAAAGTTGCGAATGGAAGTGCTCTGGAACCGTCTGGGAAGTTTCCGCTATAAGCAATATATTCAGGGTCTACAGTTGAAGGGTGATGAAAATATTCTGGATTTTGGATGCGGAGGAGGCGCGGCTTCCAAGCATATAGCAGAAGCCCTTTCAGACAGCGGCAATCTGGTTTGCATTGACACCTCAGCCTTTTGGATGGAGAAAGCAAAAAAAAGAATGAAGGATTTTTCAAATGTTGAATTTATCTGTGAAAGGATCGAGGATGCAAATCTGCCTGATGATTATTTTGATTCTGTTTTTATCCATTTTGTCCTCCATGACATTGATGAAAATGACAGGCAGGAAATATTAAACTCCCTTGCATTCAAACTTAAGAAAAACGGTCTTATTTACATCAGGGAACCAACAAAAAATGATCATGGTATGTCCCCTGTAGAAATAGTAGAACACATGAAAAAAGCAGGCCTTGCAGAACTTTCCGGCATGCATGGGGAGTATTTCAGGTGGCCCCATTATACCGGAGTTTTCCGTAAGTAA
- a CDS encoding diphthine--ammonia ligase, which produces MEINGKSNTNGNKKSTTTIIDSGLCEIKSHDFAEKLNTLLRDKKGRLQDTAFLEDFKENLIGGFAFITRNNRWITCGTDLLGVKSLWYSTEDGFAVASEKKYLEMAGYYNIEKVDPRSTLSYDTEEGKLDTYIDCKLKPSAEPATKQPDEIIDQLYRLLGDSVNRCLPSSKIGILFSGGVDSTLVSMLCKKYSKQDICCYVAGLESEVQAADVQHALKIAKELELPLKVIETSLEDTEEILRKLIPLIETTSVPMVGVALPTYIASRAAKEDGINVLFTGSGADEIFGGYNRHKRATDLNNECLKDALNIHLEDTYRDGLIVSELQLDLRSPFLNRHVAEYALGIPATLKLNEKGNKMILRQVAEISGIPAQFAFRGKKAAQYGSKFDRAIEKLAKRAGYKNKTDYLKSMEKNYKPKLGVLFSSGKDCHFAMYKMKEAGYPIECLITVKSKNPDSYMFHTPNINMASLQSQAMGIPLLEQETAGEKEVELGDLKKAIERAKKEYGIEGVVTGALYSTYQKERIENICSELGMHVYSPLWHMDQEEEMYKLMEENFHFLFSSIAAYGLSSKWLGKEITKNEIYELVKLNEKIGLNIAGEGGEFESFVLDCPLYSKRIEIKKSTVIDIDEYTARLNIEDTILVQKDKPQRE; this is translated from the coding sequence ATGGAAATAAATGGAAAATCCAATACCAACGGAAATAAGAAATCAACTACAACAATTATAGATAGCGGTTTATGTGAAATCAAATCTCATGATTTTGCAGAAAAACTGAATACTCTCCTGAGAGATAAAAAAGGGAGACTGCAAGATACAGCGTTTCTCGAAGATTTTAAGGAAAACTTAATTGGTGGTTTTGCTTTTATAACAAGAAACAACAGGTGGATTACCTGTGGAACTGATCTGTTAGGAGTGAAATCTCTCTGGTATTCCACAGAAGATGGCTTTGCTGTTGCATCCGAAAAGAAATATCTTGAAATGGCTGGTTACTATAATATTGAGAAGGTTGACCCCCGAAGTACCCTTAGCTATGATACAGAAGAAGGGAAATTAGATACATACATTGACTGTAAACTGAAACCATCAGCTGAACCTGCAACAAAACAACCTGATGAAATCATAGACCAGTTATATCGTCTGCTTGGGGATTCTGTCAACAGGTGTCTTCCTTCTTCCAAGATAGGAATTTTGTTTTCAGGAGGTGTGGATTCCACACTTGTAAGCATGCTGTGTAAAAAATATAGCAAGCAAGATATTTGTTGCTATGTAGCAGGACTTGAAAGTGAGGTACAAGCAGCCGATGTGCAGCATGCCCTAAAAATAGCAAAAGAGCTGGAGTTACCTCTGAAAGTTATTGAAACATCCCTTGAAGATACAGAAGAAATACTTAGAAAACTCATTCCTCTGATAGAAACTACAAGCGTACCCATGGTTGGGGTTGCCCTGCCGACTTATATAGCATCCAGGGCAGCAAAAGAGGACGGGATCAACGTTCTTTTTACAGGTAGCGGGGCAGATGAAATTTTCGGTGGCTATAACAGGCACAAAAGAGCAACTGACCTGAACAATGAATGCCTGAAGGATGCCTTAAATATCCATCTGGAAGATACGTACAGGGACGGGCTGATTGTATCCGAATTGCAACTGGACTTACGCTCCCCCTTCCTGAACAGGCATGTTGCAGAATATGCCCTGGGGATTCCTGCTACCCTTAAGCTTAATGAAAAGGGCAATAAGATGATACTGCGCCAGGTGGCTGAAATATCTGGAATTCCTGCACAGTTTGCATTCAGGGGTAAAAAGGCGGCCCAGTATGGGAGTAAGTTTGACAGGGCTATTGAAAAACTGGCAAAACGAGCTGGTTATAAAAATAAAACGGATTATCTGAAGAGCATGGAAAAAAACTACAAACCCAAACTGGGAGTACTGTTCAGTTCAGGAAAAGATTGTCACTTCGCAATGTACAAAATGAAAGAGGCAGGTTATCCGATCGAATGCCTGATCACAGTTAAAAGCAAGAATCCGGATTCCTATATGTTCCATACGCCCAATATCAATATGGCATCCCTGCAATCCCAGGCCATGGGAATCCCCCTTCTGGAACAGGAAACCGCAGGTGAAAAGGAAGTTGAGCTTGGCGACTTGAAAAAAGCAATCGAAAGGGCAAAAAAAGAATACGGGATCGAAGGAGTTGTAACCGGTGCCCTGTATTCAACTTACCAGAAAGAGCGAATCGAAAATATCTGCTCAGAACTTGGGATGCATGTATATTCACCCCTCTGGCACATGGATCAGGAAGAAGAAATGTACAAATTAATGGAAGAAAATTTTCATTTTCTATTCAGTAGCATTGCAGCCTATGGTTTAAGCAGCAAGTGGCTGGGCAAGGAAATTACCAAAAACGAGATCTATGAACTGGTAAAACTGAATGAAAAAATCGGACTGAACATCGCCGGAGAAGGTGGAGAATTTGAAAGTTTCGTTCTTGACTGTCCCTTATACTCCAAAAGAATAGAAATAAAAAAGAGCACTGTCATAGATATCGATGAGTATACTGCACGCCTTAATATAGAGGATACTATACTTGTACAAAAGGACAAGCCGCAAAGGGAGTGA
- a CDS encoding flavodoxin family protein yields MKVVGFVGSPRKDGNTDVLVQQVLDGASENGADVRKFNINEMDFTGCQACGYCKVHERCKLEDDMEKALDAIIDADGIVFGSPIYFGQFTGQARSFIDRFYSLINPDFSPRINAGKKLVLVGSQGFPEKNQYKPVFDEFGGLMNQFFGMEIRNTLLGAGYYEPGAVKDNTELMDEAKTAGKELLD; encoded by the coding sequence ATGAAAGTTGTAGGTTTTGTAGGAAGCCCACGTAAAGATGGGAATACAGATGTACTCGTACAGCAAGTTCTTGATGGTGCCTCCGAGAACGGGGCTGATGTCAGGAAGTTCAATATAAATGAGATGGATTTCACCGGATGTCAGGCATGTGGCTACTGTAAGGTCCACGAAAGATGCAAACTTGAAGACGACATGGAAAAAGCCCTGGATGCAATCATAGATGCTGATGGTATTGTTTTTGGCTCACCCATCTATTTCGGCCAGTTCACGGGTCAGGCACGTTCATTCATAGACAGGTTCTATTCCCTGATTAACCCGGATTTCTCTCCCCGTATCAATGCCGGAAAGAAACTTGTACTGGTGGGTTCCCAGGGGTTCCCTGAAAAGAACCAGTACAAACCGGTATTTGACGAGTTCGGGGGACTGATGAACCAGTTTTTCGGGATGGAAATCAGGAATACATTGCTTGGTGCCGGTTACTACGAGCCCGGAGCAGTTAAAGATAACACGGAATTAATGGATGAGGCAAAAACTGCCGGAAAAGAACTGCTCGACTAA
- a CDS encoding (Fe-S)-binding protein, which produces MKSYQELADSCIECNKCLDVCPVTKVTGNDSFTPRAKISLLNRIEEGKELTEDEMNNVYLSTRCGACDDVCPVDIPITDIIQRERQLLAEQGREPEKTGKICQNILVNNVPGHMDDAHRFDWITNNLEIAEKAEIAYMGGCWVSFAQPEIARSTIQLLNAADIRPMLLEEEKCCGLFLIDNGHLDEAAGHARKYVDYIESQGVKKLVVSCPGCYEVIGKEYAKLGRKPEFEVVFSLDLFSELVREGRLQPRKTTGTVSLRDACPMRKEKNVPRQLISSMGYSIEELFEGTVCCGAPAGVKPNFPEISGKIANLTLENLQEGNTLVSYCPFCQYHLDGVSGKPKPVIKDISTLLAEQTL; this is translated from the coding sequence ATGAAAAGTTACCAAGAACTTGCAGATTCATGTATTGAATGTAACAAATGTCTTGATGTATGTCCTGTTACAAAAGTTACGGGCAATGACTCTTTTACACCCCGGGCTAAAATATCCCTTCTTAACCGTATTGAGGAAGGAAAAGAACTTACAGAAGACGAAATGAACAATGTGTATCTTTCGACACGCTGTGGTGCCTGCGATGATGTCTGTCCCGTGGACATTCCAATCACGGATATCATACAGAGGGAAAGACAACTGCTCGCAGAGCAGGGCAGGGAACCGGAGAAAACCGGAAAGATCTGTCAGAACATTCTGGTAAATAATGTGCCGGGACACATGGACGATGCTCATCGTTTTGACTGGATAACCAATAATCTGGAAATCGCTGAAAAGGCAGAAATTGCTTATATGGGTGGCTGCTGGGTATCCTTTGCTCAGCCGGAGATTGCACGTTCAACGATACAATTACTGAATGCTGCAGATATCAGGCCTATGTTACTTGAAGAGGAAAAATGCTGTGGTCTTTTCCTGATTGACAATGGCCATCTGGATGAAGCTGCAGGACATGCACGTAAATATGTGGATTACATCGAATCACAGGGAGTAAAAAAACTGGTGGTCTCCTGCCCGGGATGTTATGAGGTCATCGGGAAAGAGTATGCAAAATTAGGCCGAAAACCGGAATTTGAAGTGGTATTTTCTCTTGACCTCTTCAGTGAGCTTGTCAGGGAAGGCAGATTGCAGCCACGTAAGACCACGGGTACGGTTTCTCTGAGGGATGCATGTCCCATGAGGAAAGAAAAGAATGTTCCCAGACAGTTGATTTCATCGATGGGATATTCCATAGAAGAACTGTTTGAAGGTACGGTTTGTTGTGGTGCACCTGCAGGTGTCAAACCCAATTTCCCGGAAATATCAGGTAAAATAGCAAATCTAACCCTTGAAAACCTTCAGGAAGGCAACACACTGGTAAGTTACTGTCCCTTTTGCCAGTATCATCTGGACGGTGTTTCCGGAAAGCCAAAACCAGTGATAAAAGATATCTCTACGTTGCTTGCAGAACAAACACTTTGA